A region from the Xenopus laevis strain J_2021 chromosome 4S, Xenopus_laevis_v10.1, whole genome shotgun sequence genome encodes:
- the bglap2.S gene encoding osteocalcin, with product MKELVILSLLVLSVYSLLHKDVKPMDSTKKEFPEDVKVTRQAAHAVIKRVRRGYNYYERYFARMKSPLELKKEQCENYLPCDQLSEWVGFYQAYQKYFGPV from the exons ATGAAGGAATTGGTCATTTTATCACTGCTTGTGCTCTCTGTGTATTCTCTGCTTCATAAAG ATGTCAAACCAATGGATTCTACAAAAAAGGAATTTCCAGAAG ATGTGAAGGTCACACGGCAAGCAGCACATGCAGTAATTAAAAGGGTCCGTCGTGGATATAATTATTACGAAAG ATACTTTGCCAGAATGAAGTCGCCACTGGAGCTAAAGAAGGAGCAATGTGAAAATTATTTGCCCTGTGATCAACTATCTGAATGGGTTGGATTCTACCAGGCATACCAGAAGTACTTTGGACCTGTCTAA
- the mgp.S gene encoding matrix Gla protein — protein sequence MKTLPVILLLALAAVATLAYDSYESYESYEVYDPFLNSRKANSFMNSQAKNQLMNERIRERNKSPRERQRETCEEYDPCERYALRYGFTAAYKRYFAQRRGEKK from the exons ATGAAGACTCTTCCAGTTATTCTGCTTCTGGCACTGGCAGCCGTTGCAACTCTTGCATATG ACTCATATGAGAGCTACGAGTCATATGAAGTATATG ATCCCTTCCTTAACTCAAGAAAAGCCAACTCATTTATGAATTCCCAGGCCAAAAACCAGCTTATGAATGAGAG aatccGTGAGCGCAACAAGAGCCCACGGGAGCGCCAACGAGAAACCTGTGAAGAATATGATCCATGTGAAAGATATGCTTTACGTTATGGGTTCACTGCTGCCTACAAGCGTTACTTTGCACAGCGTCGCGGAGAGAAAAAGTAA